From Pseudoxanthomonas sp. CF385, a single genomic window includes:
- a CDS encoding sulfotransferase, whose amino-acid sequence MPTKAPCLTSVTSRICNLSTHDGSSASRGPRASVENRLLRVRSLLTAGDLPGARAISDSILAEHPGDAGALIQRSRLESMDDNYRVAREYALSACRVGVRNKRQCMFLLRRLKTFNLIPELHGFIPRIPPELLQDVDVAQLVALFLQTLNKPQLALHHLQLADTHHPSSAPLKSDIGVALLNLGRFEEAEQHFRESLDLQPDHASAWWHLSRLHEKGGADADQVEALKHAIARATDPGNVALLAYALHRELDSLGDHPGATDALEQACTSMRKVVAYSGEEDERLFALLKSLPTEAGRDSGKADAPFTPVFIVGMHRSGTTLLEQLLSGHTDICSGGELYDFTSQLRLAADHHCSTELDAQIVQASPDFDYEAIGRGYLESVDWRRSAGERFVTDKLPSNFLNIGFILRALPGAKILHMSRDPMETCFSNLREPFSGTTCRYSYDQAELANYYRQYFALMQHWRQRFPGRIHDVTYAALATDPAAELKRVMAYLGTGFQPAMLDPQSSTGSVTTASAVQVRQKPGLPLRPKWHAYRDHLTPLAWRLSELGQRY is encoded by the coding sequence ATGCCGACGAAGGCACCGTGCCTTACGTCCGTTACGAGCAGGATCTGTAATTTGTCCACCCATGACGGGTCGTCCGCGTCTCGCGGACCGCGCGCTAGCGTCGAAAACAGGCTCCTCAGAGTACGCAGCCTGCTGACGGCGGGCGATCTGCCGGGCGCTCGGGCGATCAGCGATTCCATCCTGGCCGAGCACCCGGGCGATGCCGGCGCCCTTATCCAGCGCTCACGGCTGGAATCGATGGACGACAACTACCGGGTGGCGCGGGAGTACGCGCTGTCCGCCTGTCGCGTCGGCGTGCGCAACAAGCGGCAATGCATGTTTCTGCTGCGCCGCCTCAAGACCTTCAATCTCATTCCCGAGCTGCACGGCTTCATCCCGCGCATTCCGCCGGAGCTGCTGCAGGACGTGGACGTCGCGCAGCTCGTGGCGCTGTTCCTGCAGACCTTGAACAAACCGCAGCTGGCGCTGCACCACCTGCAACTCGCCGATACGCACCATCCGTCCTCGGCGCCGCTGAAGTCGGATATCGGCGTGGCACTGCTCAACCTCGGGCGCTTCGAAGAAGCCGAGCAGCATTTCCGCGAGTCCTTGGACCTTCAGCCGGACCATGCGTCCGCCTGGTGGCACCTTTCGCGCCTGCACGAGAAAGGCGGCGCCGATGCTGACCAGGTGGAAGCACTGAAGCACGCGATCGCCCGCGCCACCGACCCTGGCAATGTGGCGCTGCTCGCTTATGCCCTGCATCGTGAGCTCGACAGCCTCGGCGACCACCCCGGCGCCACCGATGCGCTCGAGCAGGCGTGCACCTCGATGAGGAAGGTGGTGGCTTATTCGGGCGAGGAAGACGAGCGCTTGTTCGCGCTGCTGAAGTCGCTGCCGACGGAAGCCGGTCGCGACAGCGGGAAGGCGGACGCCCCCTTCACTCCCGTCTTCATCGTCGGCATGCACCGTTCCGGCACGACGCTGCTGGAACAACTGCTGTCCGGCCACACCGACATCTGTTCGGGCGGCGAACTCTATGACTTCACCAGCCAGCTCCGTCTGGCGGCCGACCACCATTGCAGTACCGAGCTCGACGCACAGATCGTCCAGGCCTCGCCGGACTTCGACTACGAGGCGATAGGAAGAGGCTATCTGGAGTCGGTGGATTGGCGCCGCTCCGCCGGAGAGCGTTTCGTCACCGACAAACTGCCTTCGAACTTCCTCAACATCGGCTTCATCCTCCGGGCGCTGCCCGGGGCCAAGATCCTGCACATGTCGCGCGATCCGATGGAAACCTGCTTCTCGAACCTTCGGGAACCCTTCTCGGGGACCACGTGCCGCTACTCATATGACCAGGCCGAGCTCGCCAATTACTACCGGCAGTACTTCGCCCTGATGCAGCACTGGCGTCAGCGCTTCCCCGGGCGTATCCATGACGTGACCTATGCGGCGCTGGCCACCGATCCTGCGGCGGAACTGAAGCGCGTGATGGCGTATCTGGGCACGGGATTCCAGCCGGCGATGCTGGATCCGCAATCGTCCACCGGCAGCGTCACGACGGCGAGCGCAGTGCAGGTCCGGCAGAAGCCCGGCCTGCCCCTGCGGCCCAAATGGCACGCCTATCGCGACCACCTCACCCCGTTGGCGTGGCGCTTGTCGGAGCTCGGTCAGCG